The sequence below is a genomic window from Mugil cephalus isolate CIBA_MC_2020 chromosome 14, CIBA_Mcephalus_1.1, whole genome shotgun sequence.
AAGTTTTATCTTCACTCCAGCTCAACTTCCAAAGAATCATCTGATGCAATAACAATGAGTTAATAATGAGCAATAATAAAACTTGGGCTCTTTCAGCCCAGctcatctgtccatctgttGACTGGCTGCAAGTGAAGAACTGAGGAAACATTACTAAACTGTAGTAACAGAAAATATCCTGGGTTACACTCTAAACCTCTAAACTGTCTCTATGTGCACGCTAGTTACATGCAGCACTGTCAACCAGCTCAAGCCCATTATCCACCCGTGAGAAACGCTGCAGGGACATTTAGACACAACAATAAAGTTCTATGTTCCCTTCATTCAGAACACTGGGTCATTGAGATGAACTAGATAATACATACACATGTTATTTTCCAGTAATGAGAAACATTCCCTTCTCTACTCAAACATCCACTCCTTCTCAAAAATTACTGACCAGAGAAATACCGTCACCTTTTAATAAAGCCACAGGCAGGGGGGCATGCTCACATTTGTCGCATCAAGTTAATGTTAAATCTGCCTTACCCAAGCTGTGCAGGTGCCCATTCCTGAGAATGGATGGGGGCAGCGGGGGAGGTGGTGGCGGGGGAGGAATGCGGGTGGACAGCTCCGTGGTCGGGGAACGTGccggaggagctggaggaggagccagCCGACCCACACCTGTTGCCGGGAGGAGTCAGACATCAGCAAGAGAATATAAAAGGTCAAATCTAATCTGATATGCAACTCTCTAAAGTAAACTGGTAGCAACTTTATCCCTGAGAAAAAGCAGAGCGTTATGCAAGTCACAAAAATTGTGAGTTACgcaacacacactgtgttgcttttaatgACAATGTGTAAAAGTTGGTCTCCAGCCTATACTTTGCTGGAAGTTCCAGacgcagaaaaacacagttctCCAACAACGAGATAAGTGCatttctgcatctgtgtgtttttcacctACCTGCACTTCTGGGCACAGCTGGTGGGCGTCGAGTGGGAGCGTTGCAGGGGTATGAGGGAGGTAGAGAGCGCATGGCTGGGGAAGGCACTGGGGGCACCTTTGGTGGCGGTGGAGGAAGGGTGGATGGGCAGCTCGGGGTGAAGGAAGCTGggagaggcggaggaggaggcgggggaggaggTCCCAATGGGCTGTCGCGCGGAATGGGGAACCGAGAGGGTTCAGAATAAACTGCAGAGGGAGGCGGAGGATAGAAGCAGCCTGAGGAACGGTCCCCCGGGACAGTTGAAGGTTGGAAAGGTGGAGgcagtggtggaggaggaggaggaggaggagtcgaGGGCTGGGAGAAGGAGGTGTGGTGAGAGTGCTGGATGGGGAGCCACGTGGGCTTGGTGACCTGcgatggaggtggaggtggagggcacgaggggagagggggaggccTGCTGGCGGGTCGGTCCTGGAAGGCCTGAGGTGGGGGAGGCGGCGGGGGAGCAGAGGGAGGCGCaggcggcggcggaggcgggGAGGAAGCAGGAAAAGGGGGTGAGTGCTTGCTGCCGTgagatggggaggggggagcagaggaggagggagggagtggacGGTGGCTCTCTGCCGTCCTGTGAGGCTCAGGTAGGCTGCTGGAGTCGGCCGACGAGGGCGGATTCCACAGCGGCTTCATGGAGGCTGATGAGCTCGACcgagacactgaaaacaacgGGAGTCATTTAATGGTCAAAATATCACAAAGGAAAACTGAGAATACACGACGTCATTCACCTACCTGGAGTCTTGCCTGCTAAGTCTCTTTGTCCGATGGGCCTCAGAGTGGGGAACCCTCCAGCAAATAGACCACTCAAAGAGGGTCCTACAGGTGCCATCCCACCTGATGAGCCCTGAGAAGCGCCTCCATTTCCAGAAATATCTCCACTGTTTCCTTTGGGCTCTGGGAAACACCATATGCACACATGAAGTACAGTTCAACAGCAACAGTAGTTCAATGGCATTAGTGGTAAAGGTCGACCAATATATCAGACAGCCCGTATATAGGGTCGGCCGATATGCAGGTGCGTTCGCcaatacacacatatatttttttgacaggagcatccacaggcagccctgtgctgctgaagacactgcagacacatgcagccaatacattgcccctcccctaCTAACAGACTGCGTGCAtttggaagctggaaaatgcttgtactcataAGCATGTTgggcacccctaaaaataagagttaagttgaaaagaaaaagattttcttttggttatttatttattttaaaatggctACCAAAGAAAGATCTCTGACCCTAGatttctttgagttcaataaatgtttatgcttTTGGATAAATTGaaacttgtaacatttgttatagctgtgtcatttttatcatgtaaatggaggaagaaaaagcagtattggctccaaatattgactcagaaaaatcagcagcatgTATCgaccctaaaaaatccatattggtcGATTTCTAGTTAGTGACCATTTAGCCACATCAGAAACTGGTTTGTTTTACGTATTTATTAATCACAAGAATGGTAGTTCATGATACTGAGCATAACGTTCTAATACTAGTAAAGTGTCTGAGCTTGTTACATATACTGTAACACTGTAAGTGTAAGTTGACACATGTAAGTGGAGACTGACTCACTGGAAGAACACATCACTAAATATTGATACAGGCACTGTCACCATTTCAGCGATCTACAGTAACTTGTTTGAGCTCTCCATCCTGTTTTAATTGGCTGTTTCACatggaaagaaaactgaaccTTTTCAATACTGTCAATAAACTGAAGTTAAAATACAAAGATCTGACATTATGTTATCATTGCTGTTAAAAATCGTTAACTTGAAACAACTTAAGCCGTCTGTCCTCGGCTATTGTGTAGTAGTTTCCTGCTCTGCCTGCATCATTATCTGCTCTACGGCATTCCTTCCTGAAGTGCATACTGGCCTGTAAAGTGTGTACATGTTCAAATATAAcccaaagaaacacaacatccTCCCAGTAAACTAAACAATCAGTGTCCACTACCCTCCCTCGCCCctcacttttgtctttttcactaTCACGCTCTCACATTTCAAACtactgtacaaacacaaacCCGTTCTATGAGAGTGGCTGAGCCAATGACACATTTAGCGTTCATATGTTCATTctagaggaagaggagtgtTTTGGACTTACTATCGACGACGGGGGCACTGCGGTCGTTGACCTGGGCCACTTTCCTGAGCTTGGCTCCCTTCTGGATGTCGGCCAGCAGGGCATTCCTtccgcctcctccaccaccgccaccagACGGGACTTTAGGTGGCTCCACTGGACACTGTCACAGAGAGAACGAaacttaaacaacaacaacaaatatacGTTCACCACCAAATTCTTGCAACTTGCTTAAATCATTTGTGTAGCAAAACTCACTCAAATGCGCAACCTTTATGTGAGTCAGTGTTTCATAAGTTATTTATCGGTTTAGGTACAGACTGAACGACACCGTAGaacaagaaacatgaagacatcACTGCCGGCTTTGAAATCTAGTGGTCACATTTTACTGACACGGCAGACTATGTAGCTACTCAGAAATTAACGTAATTGTTTGTGTGGAAAGGCTCAACTCATACTGCATCACTGACATCAACTTTGTAGTAACTCcttaacaaacaataaataaaacctgcaaaaaaagcaaaaaaaaaagattatttctaTCTCCAAAGAGCCATCTCTCTGTAGTGTTTGCCTGTGGCTGCAGCCGCTCATTTAACATGAGAACACTGTGAGCCTGTGGTTGAAACATAACACTCTTCTGCTACTGAGAtctgctcctgtgtgtgtgtgtgtgttttatgtgtgtgtgtgtgtgtgtgtaacaacTCTATCAATAATGCAGATAACCGCCAGGTGTTTGGCTGATGGTCACCGAGGAGGACGCAATGGACTGTTTACGGTTACATGAACGAGAGCGCACGGTCTCACCTGTGGCAGGACGACCGTgggtggcggtggtggagggggggctgggggaggcgggggtggaggagggggggctggcATGCCTACGCCTCAGATACCTGCAGAAGACAAAGCACGCCCTGTTAATGGGAGCCCAGTTGCCACCCTTCTCGTAGCTGCTTGTCAGCATCCAGCTGATCCTTCTTCCCTCCTCATCAGAAGCTGCTACTGTGTGAAGGGGCCGCGTTCGATGACCTCCTAGCCTCTCCCCTGAACAGGAAGAGCTTTCACCACCACACAGCACAAAACAGGAACCAGAGAGTACTCCATCCTCTCCGGAGAAATCTGACACATGCCCACCCGcccctgctgctcttcttcccACAATGCCCCGGGGCACGACTCGGGACAGGAACAATGGTCCGTGTTGTGTGAAGAGTAATGGACCCCTACCCTTTAGTCACTCAATGACCAAAGGTCTTCAGTGCCGTAACTGAAAGGAAATTTAGGAAAGTCCAGAGGAACACACTGCAGTGTGCCAACACATTGTTCTTTTTATCCAAGTTGCACTGGACAGTTAACTATCTACAGGAAATCTTCAAGAGCAGCTGTTTCGGTAATCAAAACACTGCCAAATGTCCACTACAGCAACTATCCAGGAACCGCTCACGTCATCACGTTTCAGCCTGCACATACTGATGGCAAGTCAGCTAGTAAATGGTTCACGGTGTCAGACACTGAGACCCCCGCCCACCCCCTTGACACCGTAAATTTCCCACAAGTTGTCTTCCGTGACTGAAGGAACGGGAACACCCTGAGGTTTTCGGTATACTCTGAGGAATTTGCACATGCTCCTCCTTagaaatttaataaaacacagaacagaGCCTGCTTGTGTCGGAGCCGCACACATCTCGCCTGTTGGGTGCATTGACACTTCATGCTTCCAATCTTCGCAACTGGCAGACTGTGCCCCGTTGCTATTTCTATCTCCATATCTGTGTCAAGCAGCCTCTGTGACACCGCCAGCTTAGATCTTTAAAGGGGCAAAGCTGGACACTGGTGAGGCCTTGAGGAACAGGTGGGACAGTGGAAGCGCACCTCTCACgccagttgttgtttttctttgactccTGGTGCACTTAGTTCTTTATGAGGAACAGAAGAGCCGTTGTGACATACACATGCAGGTGGAGCTGGCAACTGCAGCAGTGTAAACAGGGGACGTCCACAATTTCTTGGTGAGAGACATGAAAAATTGGTGCTTCGATCTCATTTTCACTGTCACCTACATTCAATTCCCAACTGTAATTGTGACAGACAGCAAACCTAAAAAGTACACAAAACAGCCAACATCCACAAAACTAGGTTTAAGGACTTATCCGTGTTTGTGCACAGGCGTGACAGGGTTCTGTCCCACCCAGACATGAGACTTAGCCCCGATACAGATGCTTAGACAAGTACATCACGCACAAGCTGCTTTTGCATATTTTTCAGCACAGTCCCAAACAGAACTATCCACCTGTCACACACAGAAGCCTAATCACTAGAGAAACTACCTTACCTTCAGAAAATACCTGGGCTCCACCTGCTCGCAGAGAAAGCTT
It includes:
- the wipf3 gene encoding WAS/WASL-interacting protein family member 3, producing the protein MPAPPPPPPPPPAPPPPPPPTVVLPQCPVEPPKVPSGGGGGGGGRNALLADIQKGAKLRKVAQVNDRSAPVVDKPKGNSGDISGNGGASQGSSGGMAPVGPSLSGLFAGGFPTLRPIGQRDLAGKTPVSRSSSSASMKPLWNPPSSADSSSLPEPHRTAESHRPLPPSSSAPPSPSHGSKHSPPFPASSPPPPPPAPPSAPPPPPPPQAFQDRPASRPPPLPSCPPPPPPSQVTKPTWLPIQHSHHTSFSQPSTPPPPPPPPLPPPFQPSTVPGDRSSGCFYPPPPSAVYSEPSRFPIPRDSPLGPPPPPPPPPLPASFTPSCPSTLPPPPPKVPPVPSPAMRSLPPSYPCNAPTRRPPAVPRSAGVGRLAPPPAPPARSPTTELSTRIPPPPPPPPLPPSILRNGHLHSLDDFESKFQFHPIEDLPPPDEFKPFPRIYPSKENRVNAKPPGIRTHLR